The stretch of DNA GAACGACGGTCTATACCGTCGCCCGCCAACCGCGCGAAATCCATATCCGCTTCGAGGAATTCCTGGCGATGGAAGCCGGTGGCTGGAAGGGCAAGCGGCGAAGCGCTCTCGTCACCGATCGTTATCACACGGCCTTCGCCCGCGAGGCGGTATCGAACCTTGCCGCCGTCGATGCCGTGCGTATTCACACGATCGATCTCAACGGCAAGGCGATTGCCGCCATCGTCGTGCTGATGATGGGCGGCGAGGCCTATACCTGGAAGACTGCCTACGACGAAAACTATGCCCGCTATTCGCCTGGCAAGCTGCTGATGAGCGAACTCACCGAATGGCATCTCGACGACGCCAATATCATCCGCTCCGATTCCTGCGCGGTCTCGGATCATCCGATCATGAGCCGCTTCTGGCAGGAGCGCGAGGAGATGGGAACGCTGGTAATCGGCTTGACGCAGAACAGCGACCGCGACATGCGCCAGGTCACCGCCCAGCTGCACATGTACCGCAGTACCCGCAATATGGCGAAGATGCTGCGCGAAAAGATCATGTCGCTTGCCGGCCGGGGCTAAGCATTCCAGCAAAATGCGTAGCAGTTCTATCCCTCGCCAGCGGCCCTTTCGCGTAGCAGCCGTCGGATGACCTTCCCGGTGGTGGTCAGCGGCAATGCATCGATGAATTCCACTTCGCGCGGATATTCGTGCATCGAAAGCCGCGTCTTCACCCATTCCCTGATGTCGGTGGCCAGCGTCTCGCTTGGCCGATGGCCTGGTGAAAGCACGATATAGGCCTTGACGATCTCGGTGCGCACGGCATCGGGTTTGCCGACGGCGGCGGCAAGCTGCACGGCGGGATGACCGATCAGGCAGTCCTCGATCTCGGCCGGGCCGATGCGATATCCCGACGAGGTGATGACGTCGTCGTCGCGGCCTTCGAAGGTCACATATCCCTCGGCGTCCTGCCGGCCGATATCGCCGGTGAGCAGCCAGCCTTTGACGAATTTTCGTTCCGTCGCTGCCGTATCGTCCCAGTAGCCGAGGAACATGACAGGATCGGGACTGGCGATGGCAATCTGGCCCGGTTCGCCGACGGGCAACTCGTCGCCCGTCTCGCTGACGATCGCGACGCGGTGCCCGGGCACTGCCCGTCCGATGGCGCCCGCTTTGGTGACGCCATAGGCAGCGCTCGACGCAAGCACGAAATTGCACTCCGTCTGGCCGTAGAATTCGTTGACGGTGATGCCGAGCACATGCCGCGCCCATTCATAGGTCTCGCGGCCGAGCGCCTCCCCGGCCGAGCCGATGGTGCGCAGCGCCAGATCATATTTCGAGCGCGGATCGGCAACGGATCTCATCAGCCTTAGCGCCGTCGGCGGAATGAAGGCATTGCGCACCTTCATCTCGGCCATGATGCGATAGGCCATGTCGGCATCGAATTTCTGCGCCGGCGAAGAGACGACAGGAATCCCGAGCAGAAGGCTCGGCAGCAGCGCGTTGAGCAGCCCGCCGGCCCAGGCCCAGTCGGACGGCGTCCAGACCTTATCACCCGGCCGCGGAAACCCCTCATGGGCGAACTGCATGCCCGGAATATGGCCGGGCAGGACGCGGTGGCCGTGCAACGCGCCCTTGGGCGGCCCCGTCGTTCCCGAAGTGAAGATCATCAGCGCCGGATCGTCCGGACCGGTTTTGGCGATGTCGAAGACAGGGGGATAGCCATCCACCAGTTCGGCGAAAGCAGTCGCATCGCCACTCGCCCCGTCGATGCTGACGATATGCTTCAGCGCCGGCAGGCGTCCGCGGATCTGCCGGATGCGTTCGAGACCGAAACCATTGGTGACGACGGCCACAGCACCTGCCGCCTTCAGCCGGTATTCCAGCGCCTCGACGCCGAAAAGCAGCGCCAGTGGCAGCGCGATCGCGCCGGTCTTGTATATCGCCACATGCGCGATCACCGTTTCGAAGGATTGCGGCAAGAGCAGCGCGACGCGATCGCCGCGTTTGATATCAAGTGAAACGAGCGCATTTGCAAAGGCCGAGGAACGGTCGGCGAGCGCGCGATAGGTCATCGCGCGATGATTGCCGTCGGGGCTGAAATGCTCGAGGCAGACGCGCTCGGGTTCTCTCGCGGCCCAGTCGTCGCTGACGGCGCGGCCGATATTGAAATCCTCCGTGATCTGCCAGGAGAAATTGCAATAGAGATCGTCATAGCGATCGTGGGACGGCAGCTGCATGGTCGGATTCCGGTAAAAATGCTGCATCAGCTAACATCTTGCGGCGGGAATGTGCAAGCTGCAGCCGGAATCGATAGCGAAGAGAGCGGCTTCAGAGGTCTCGATCACGGATCATTGTGCGCATGCAGCATAATTTTTCATGTGCCACCCTGCGACTTTGGCCATCTCGCGCTAAATCATGGAAGGCCGTCTGGGGTTATTAAATTCATCACGGAGTCGTTTCATGGAATACACAAAATTTGGGAAGACCGGCCTCGAAGTGTCGAAGATCTGCTTGGGCTGCATGACCTTCGGCGATCCCGGCCGCGGCAATCATGCCTGGAGCCTGCGGGAAGAAGAAAGCCGGACGATGATCAAGCAGGCGATCGACCTCGGCATCAATTTCCTCGACACCGCCAACACCTATTCCAATGGTTCCTCAGAGGAGATCGTCGGCCGTGCCATAAAAGACTTCGCCAAACGCGAAGACATCGTGCTGGCGACCAAGGTGTTCAACCGCATGCGGCCGGCCCCGAACGGCGCCGGCCTGTCGCGCAAGGCGATCTTCGACGAGATCGACAATAGTCTGCGTCGCCTCGGCACCGACTACGTGGATCTCTACCAGATCCATCGCTTCGACTACACGACGCCGATCGAGGAAACGCTGGAAGCGCTGCACGACGTCGTCAAATCGGGCAAGGCGCGTTATATCGGCGCCTCCTCCATGTATGCCTGGCAATTCGCCAAGGCGCTTTACGTCTCCAGGCTGAACGGCTGGACCGAATTCGTCAGCATGCAGGACCACCTGAACCTGCTCTACCGTGAGGAAGAGCGCGAAATGCTGCCGCTTTGCGAGGATCAGAAAATCGCCGTCATCCCCTGGAGCCCGCTTGCCCGCGGCCGCCTGACCCGCGACTGGGAGGAGACGACGGCACGTAGCGAAACCGACGAATTCGGCAAGACGCTTTACACCCAGTCCATCGATGCCGACCGCAAAATCGTCGGGGCCGTGGCCGAAATCGCCAAGGCCCGCAACGTCTCCCGCGCCCAGGTCGCAACCGCCTGGATCCTGCAGAAGAGTGCGGTGACCGCCCCGATCATTGGCGCGTCCAAACCGAACCACCTCAGAGACGCCGTTGCGTCGCTCTCGGTCAAGCTCACCGCCGAGGAGATCGCGGCGCTGGAAGCACCCTACATCCCGCACGCCATCGCCGGCTTCAAGTAGCCGCTGGCTTTTCGGTCCTCAGGCACCTGCAAGGCAGATCCCTCTCCACTTGGAGAGGGAGATCGAAACCATGGCCATTCGCGACTGAGATTATTTCGGGCTTTCAGGATCGAGCTGCCGGCGCATCGTCACCAGAAACTGCTCGGCAAGCGCTTTGTCCTCGACAGCACGAGCAAGAATGACGGCACCCATCATCGATGAGAGTGTCGTCGTCGCATTGGCGCGGCGCTCCTCTTCCGTTTCGCCGGGAACGATATCGGCAAGCGTGTCGACCAGCACGGACAGCCCATCGCTGAAGACCGCACGGACCGCGCCGCGGCTGCGGCTGACTTCCTGGATCAGCGTTGCGAAGACGCAGCTGCCGCCCGGATCGTCAACTGTGCGCCAGTGGATATAATGGTCGAGAAGGGCTGCCAGCGGCCGGTCCGGCGATTCGGCGATATGCTCCTTCCAGCGCTCTTCCACCCTGTCGATCAGCTTGCGGCTGACCTCAAGCGCCAGGTCGTCCTTCGAACCGAAATGACCGTAAAAGCCGCCATGCGTCAGCCCCGCCGCCTTCATGATGTCGGCGACGCCGACCCCGTCGAAGCCGTTTTCGCGGAAAAGCACGCCGGCAACGCTCAGGATCCTTTCGCGGTTTTCGGCAAATTTTTCGCGGCTGACCCGCATTTGTCATCTCCAGAAATAGTCGCTTGACAAAATATATGACGTCCATCATCAATATGCAAGAAATATGATGAGCATCATGTAAAATGGTCCACTATCTTCTAGAACCTGAATTCAAACGGAATCTTGCCCATGGTTTCCACAGCCCTCGCCTCCACCCTTGCCCGGCGCAACATCCATTACGGCTGGGTCGTCGTTGCCGCGACCTTCCTCACCATGCTGGTCACCGCCGGCGCCATGGGCGCACCCGGCGTTCTCATCAAGCCGCTGCAGGATGAGTTCGGCTGGGAGACCTCGCAGATTTCCTCGGCCCTTGCGATCCGACTGATCCTTTTTGGCTTCATGGGTCCCTTCGCCGCCGCCTTCATGAATTATTTTGGCGTGCGCAAGGTCATCGTCTTCGCCTTAGCGCTGATTGGCGCCGGCTTCGTTGGTTCGCTGTTCATGACGACGCTGTGGCAACTGCTGTTGCTTTGGGGCATCGTCGTCGGTTTCGGTACCGGATTGACGGCCATGGTGCTCGCCGCGACGATTTCCAGCCGCTGGTTCGCCAAGCATCGCGGTCTCGTCGTCGGGATGCTCTCGGCAAGTTCGGCCACCGGCCAGCTCGTCTTTCTACCGTTGATGGCGGAGCTGACGGAACGTTATGGCTGGCGCTCGACGGTGTTTTTCGTCTGCGCCATGATCATGGTCGCAGCCCTTGCCGTGCTTGCTTTCATGCGCGACCGCCCGGCCGACCTCAACCTGCCCGCCTTCGGTGAGACGCAGGTGACGCCGCCACCGGCAAGCACCTCGCTTGGCGCCGCGCTGATGACGCCGATCACCGTCCTCAAGGAAATCTCGAAGACCTCGACCTTCTGGATCCTCTTTGCCACCTTCTTCATCTGCGGTCTCAGCACCAACGGCCTGATCCAGACCCATTTCGTCACCCTCTGCGGCGACTTCGGCATCGTGCCGGTGGCTGCGGCAAGCGTGCTGGCCGTCATGGGCATCTTCGATTTCTTCGGCACCATCGGTTCCGGCTGGCTGTCCGACCGCTTCGACAATCGCTGGCTGCTATTCTGGTATTACGGCCTGCGCGGCCTCTCGCTGCTCTACCTGCCTTTCAGCGATTTCAGCTTTTACGGCCTCTCCATCTTCGCCATCTTCTACGGCCTCGATTGGATTGCCACCGTGCCGCCGACCGTCAAGATCGCCGCCGACCGCTTCGGCCGTGAAAAGACCGGCCTCGTCTTCGGCTGGGTCTTTGCCGGACATCAGCTGGGAGCCGCCACCGCCGCCTATGGCGCCGGCCTCTCCCGCACCGAGCTTTCGAGCTACCTGCCCGCCTTCTTCGTCGCCGGCGCCTTCTGCCTGCTGGCCTCGATCCTGGCGATCACGCTGAAGAAGTCCGGCCTGAGCAACCCGGCATCGGCCGCCGCCCATTGATATCAGACTAGATTCGGCCTCTAAGCGAGGCCGGATCTCTCTACCGGATCAATCCGATAACTTCGCTTGCCCGTCTTGCGCGTCCGGGCGCTCGCATGTTAGACAGCCGCCCGTTCGCATCCGTTGCCCCATTGGCGGAATTGGTAGACGCGCTCGACTCAAAATCGAGTTTCGAAAGAAGTGCTGGTTCGACTCCGGCATGGGGCACCACCAAAATCTTCAAGCTCTTTGTCAGATAGTTCAAGCAACGCAAGCGGACTGCGTCGTCACGCCCCCGCCCGCAATGTGAGAGAGCGGCGAAGACAATATCGTGGTCACAGAACTTCAAAGACTTCGTATTCGACACCGCCCGGACACCTGCCGCCCTTTGCGACCGCGACAATGCTGTTGAGCCACGCATGCGCAGGCGCGGCGGTCTCGAAATACGGTGTCGTGCGCAGATAATATTCCGAAGCGTCGACCGTTTCGCCGCATACCAAACGCTCGTCGACGGCCTGTGACGCACGCCTGACGCCGCGATAGGTCATGAGGACGAGCTCCCCGTCGTCGGCGACGAGGAGGAGCCTGACATCTTGCTGAAATGTGCCGTCGCCACGAGCGAGCAGGAGATCCGAGCCGATCAGCGACGATACTTTTCCTTTCAGGCGCTCCCCTTGGAAATGTCCGCCTGAGACAGGAAAAATGCGCCGGCCGCCGGCAGGTGTCTGCCCAAGCTCCAGCGTCGGATGAAGCGCGATGAAGAGTGTAAACAGGTGCTGAGATTGCAGGGACACAGTAAATCTCCTATTCTTGGCTGTCCACCAAAACTGCACCAGGGCGTTCCGCCTTCAAAACGTGCTTTGCTTGTCGTCACCACAAGATAAATTGATCGTGAAGGGAAGCTGATCATGCGGCCGTCATTGGAGTCTCTGCGCGTATTGGAAGCCTGTGTCTCGGCCGGCAGCTTCGCGCGGGCAGCCGAACGCTTGTTTCTGACACCGGCGGCGGTCAGCCTTCGTATTCGCACCCTGGAGGCTGAGCTCGGTCAGCCGCTATTTATCCGCGCCGGTCGGCGAGTGGTCCCGACGGCCGCGGCCTCAGTTCTCGCAAAGCGGGTCCGGGAGGCGTTAACCGGGATCGGTGAGGCGCTCGCAGAATTTCAGGCGGCGACGCCGCCACTCAGGCTCACGGCGCCGCCGACCTTCGCGTCACGCTGGCTTGCACCGCGTCTGGCGCGCTATCCTACGCCTGGAGCTTCCGTCATCGAGGTCGACGTCTCGGCGGAAATACGTGATCCGGGCGCATTCGACGTCGCCATAAGGACGGGTCGCGGTGGATGGGCCGGGCTGGAAGAATATCGGCTCGCTCCCGTAGAAGTGACGCCGATGCTGTCGCCTTCCCTGCTTGAAACACGGACGCTTGCCGCGCCGGAGGCGCTGGCTGACTTCGAGCTTTTGCCGCACCCTGATTGGGAGCAATGGTTTAAGGAGGCTCAATGCTCGGCCCCGCAGGATTTGCGCTTTTTGGCGGTCGATTACCCCACGCACGAGTTGGATGCCAATGCGGCGCTGGCAGGCGTGGGTGTGGCGCTGTTGTCACCGTCGCTGTTTCGGCCGCTTTTGACCGAGGGCCGGCTGATCGCGCCGTTCCCCTACGTGCTGAGCGGGCCAGCCTGGCATTTTGCGCTCATCCGCGCCAATGACCCGCGCCAAGCGCCGCGGCAGCTCTGCGCATGGCTTCGCGCGCAGGCAGGTGAGGCCGCATAATTCCGATCCAAAGGCACTATGAAGGCTTGCGCGTGATGGGGCGCTGGCGGCTGTGCGCCAGCGAAAGACGACGCTGCATCACCGCCTCGACCGCCGCCCGTACGCGATAGAATTCTTATTGGCCAGGTCGCTTTGGCGGCGATCTCCAGTCCCTCCCGAAAAGTCGGATATGAGGTCCGTCATATCCCGTTCGGCTGGGAGGCTTGTGAAAATACTCAGCGCCTAAGCGAAGCTTATTTGTTCTTCAGCAGCCACATCTTGCCGGCCATCGTGATGCCGTAGACGTCCTTTGTTGCGTCGTCATCCAGGTGCCGCCTCTCCAGAAAGCCCGGCTCCTTCAACTCGCCCAGCGTCTTGGCAGTGACCGACTTTATTTTCTGAGGCCGCTCTTTCCACCGGTCAGTTTTTGCATAAGTCACTGTCGCGTTCTCGTGCGTCCATTTATTGGCTGGCTGAGGATAAAGGTCTCCATCCCTGGCGAGTTTAAGTGCGGCGATCTGGGACGGCGTAAGCTCAATCATACTAAAAGATCCTGTGCGGGCGGTGTTTGCGCTGGGAACGCGCTGTTACCAAAGGCGTGCTCATAACACCGACAGACGACTTTCACCACTGCATTGAGATATTCTTGCCACAAAAGGCGAAAACCCGGCTCGTCGGAACCGGGCTTCGTCCTTATCGCACATTTTTTCGTTAATTGCAGCGCCGGACCGTCTTGGTGACCTCGCCTTCGTCGGTCTGTCGGGTGACGCTCCTGGTTTCGCAGCCACTATCGCGATAGCGGCGATGCTCGCGTTCGCGCACGGCACCGAAAGTGACGCCACGCTCGCTGATGGTGATGCCGGGTCGCACCCGCTCGTGGCGATAGCCGTCATCATAGGAACGCTCCCTGACATACACGCTGTCGGCAAGAACAGGCGCTGCAAACGAGCAGGCGGCAAGGGCCGCTACAGTACAGTTCAAGATCATCTTCCGCATGTCGTTTCTCCTTTCTTGATGAAAGGGCAACGAGGCAAGACGCAAGTGGTTCCAACATCGGTGACGGCCCGACCGTGCCGCGGACGACGTCTGCGCCACACCAGCCAGCACTGAGAACGAAAGCCCGAACAGCAGCTCATTCCCAAATCAACTGTTTAATTTTGCTTGCGCTTCGTCCAAAGTGGCCGCCGCTATCACAAGAGAGGGCGGACGTGCATCAGGAAGTAGGACTTATCGCGACGGTCGCCGTCAGTTTCGTTTTCGCAGCGATCCTGGGCTATGGGGCCGACCGGCTTCGGCTGCCGCCACTCGTCGGTTATTTGATGGCGGGCATCCTGATGGGGCCGTTCACGCCGGGCTTCGTCGCCGATACCGCCCTTGCCGGCCAGCTCGCCGAGATGGGCGTCATCCTTTTGATGTTCGGCGTCGGCCTGCATTTTTCCGCTTCCGACCTGCTCGCCGTGCGCGGCATCGCCGTGCCTGGCGCGATCGGACGGATTATCCTCGCCACCCTGTTAGGCATCGGTCTTTGCAAACTCTGGGGCTGGAGCCTCGGCGCCGGCATTGTCCTCGGCCTCAGCCTGTCGGTGGCGAGCACCGTCGTGCTCTTGAAGGCGCTGGAGGAGCGCAATCTCGTCAACGCGGCCAGCGGACGCGTCGCCGTCGGCTGGCTGATCGTCGAGGATCTGGTGATGGTGCTGGCACTGGTGCTGCTGCCGGCGCTGGCAGAGCTTCTGGGTGGCAACGCCAGCACTACGACCAACCATGGCCTCGGTGACCTGCCGTTGGCGCTGACGATCGGCTTGACACTGCTGAAGGTTGTGGCCTTCGCCGCCATGGCGATCTTCCTCGGGCCTCGCATCGTGCCCTGGCTGCTGACGATGATCGCCCGGACCGGCTCGCGCGAACTCTTTACGCTGACGGTGCTGGCGATCGCACTCGGCATCGCCTTCGGCTCGGCGGCGATCTTCGGCGTCTCTTTTGCACTCGGCGCATTTTTCGCCGGCGTCGTCATGAGCGAATCCCAGCTCAGCCACAGGGCGGCCGCCGACTCGCTGCCGCTGCAGAACGCTTTCTCCGTGCTGTTCTTCGTCTCCGTCGGCATGCTCTTCGATCCCTCGATCCTGGTGCGCCAGCCGCTGGCCGTGATCGGCGCGCTGGCTCTCGTCATCCTCGGCAAGGGCATCATCACCTTCCTCATCGTCATCCTGCTCAGATATCCGATCAGCATGGGACTGACATTGGCCGGCGGCCTCGCCCAGATCGGCGAGTTTTCCTTCATCCTCGCCGGCCTCGGCGTCTCACTCGGGCTTTTGCCGCATGAGGGCCAGGATCTGATCCTGGCTGCCGCGATCCTGTCGATCACGCTCAACCCGATCGTGATCTTCGCAACCGACGGCCTGAAGAAATATATCCATTCGAAATGGCCCTCCCTCTGGGAAAGCTACGGCAGGAGCAGGCAGAAGGCGCTCGGCAAAGAACTGGAAAAGATCAGGGCGCTCGGCGAAGAGCGCGAGCGCCAGCATCAACTGAAGATGCAACAGCTGATCGAGACTTTCCCGCTGTTCTCCGAAGTCGACGAGGACGCCCAGGAGGAACTGCTACTGCTCTTCAAGGCAAAATCCGCGCCGCCCGGCGAACGCGTCATCCGCCGCGGCGACCGCGGCGACAGCATGTATTTCATCTCCTCGGGCGCGGTGGAAGTGCGGCTCGCCAGTGGCGCGATCCGCCTGGAGCCGGGCGCCTTTTTCGGCGAAATGGCCCTGCTGACTGGCGCACGGCGCACGGCCGACGTGATCGCCGTCGATTTCTGCCAGTTCGAGGTGCTCGAACGGCGCGACTTCAACATGTTCATGTCTCACCATCCGCATCTGCGCGCCGCCGTTAGCGAAATGGCCCAGAAGCGGACGGAAATGAATGTCCTGCGTCAGCAATGGGAAAAGTCGATGGACCTGTCCTGACGCAAATACCTCCGCATTTTAGCGGCAATCACGCTAGCGTGATGGCTTCAGCCCGCCGGCCAATAGCCATCTGAGCGGAAATCCTCCGGGATCGGGTCGAGCCGCGACAACGTCTCGGCTGCGAAATCGATCTGCAGCGACAAGTATTTAAGAGGCGCCAGCATTGGCACGCCGGTCGCGAATTCCCGGATGCGAGACAGATGATAACCGCTCTCGCTGATCCGCCGCGCAGCCTCCCGGCGCACGTCCTCTTTGCTTGGCCCGCGCCGCTCTTCGGACCAGTCATCCATTTGCACGGCCCGCCCACGGCCGCCTTCGATCACTTTGAACATTCTCATGCCACCTTGCACGTCGACCCTAAATTAGCTTGCCGCAGAATGGCCGATTCGCAATCTCCCGAAATCTTGGGAGAGGCGCTGACACCCCGCATCACGAAAATTTTTTGACGGCGGTGGCAGGAAGGACACGGGCGAGCATTTACAGCGCCGCGCACGGCCCCTAAAGCTCTTTTGCACTGCAACAGGAAGGAAACGGAATGCTCCGCAGACTTTACGACTGGACCATGTCTCTGGCCGCGCGCAAATCGGCCGAAATCTGGCTCGCCGTCATCGCCTTCGTCGAAAGCTCCATCTTTCTCGTCCCCGCCGACGTGCTATTCCTGCCGATGGCGCTTGCCAGGCCGGAACGCTCCTATCGCTACGCGCTGGTCGCGACCGTCGCCTCTGTATTCGGCGGCATCGCCGGCTGGGCGCTCGGCTTTTACGCCTATGAGACGGTGGCGCGGCCGGTTCTCGAATTCTATGGCAAGCTCGATGCCTTTGAGCAGATGAAGGCCTATGTCACCTACGAGTGGATCCTGCTGCTGCTTGTCACATCAGGTCTTGCGCATCTGCCGCCGATCAAGATCGTGACGATTCTGTCTGGCGTCATTCACGTCAATCTGGGCCTTTTCATTGTTTCGGCGATTATTGCACGCGGCGCGCGTTTCCTCTTCCTCGCCTGGCTGCTGCGCCGCTACGGCGAGCCGATCCGTGACTTCATCGAGAAGCGCCTCGGCCAAATCGTTGGCATCGGTGCCGCTACCGTGATCGTGCTATATGTCGGCTACCGCTCTTTCGCTCACTAGGCGAGGATGGTTTTCGGCCGAACAGGCCTAAAATCTCAATCTGCATCTCATGCTCTACTAAACTCGCGGAGCTCCGCCATGACTATTTCCTCGCCGCTCGCCCGCCCCGGCTTTGTCTATTCCATTTTGCTCGCCATCGGCATGGCGGCGGCGGTCGGCACCGCGCTCGGCTTCCAGTATATCGGCGGTTATATTCCCTGTGCGCTCTGCCTGTTGCAACGGCAGCCCTATTATTACGCCATCCCGATCGCGATCCTGGCCGCGATCTCCGAGCTCGTCGGACTGCCGAATTGGATCACCCGGGCGCTCATTCTCGCGGCCGGCATCCTGATGCTGGTGACGGCAGGCATGGGTGTTTATCACGCCGGTGTGGAATGGCACTTCTGGCCCGGCCCGTCCACCTGCTCGACGACGGCAAGCAGCATGACGACCAATGCCGGCGATCTGCTCGGCGAGCTCAACACCATCAAGGGCCCGTCCTGCACCGACGCGGCACTGCGCGTGCTCGGCCTGTCTTTTGCGGGCTGGAACGTGATTGCCGGAATCCTGCTCGCAGCCTTCGCCTTTGTCGGCGTTCGCAAGGCCGCCTCATAAAATTATGCAGCATTCGAAGTGCCGCAGCGTCCTTGCCGCCTCTGAAAAAGATGCGCGGCGCTGCGGGCCGTTCGATCAGGGCTGCAGTTCGGTATCCCAATAGAGATAGTCGAGCCAGCTTTCATGCAGGTAGTTCGGCGGGAACAGCCGGCCGTTATTGTGCAGATCCTGCACCGTCGGCTGATAGGGCTTCTGCGCCGGGAACATGCTTGCCTGCTTCGGAAGCTTGCTGCCCTTGCGCAGATTGCAAGGCGAGCAGGCTGCCACGACATTCTCCCAGGTGGTCTCGCCGCCATGGGCGCGCGGGATGACGTGGTCGAAGGTCAGGTCGTCATGGGCGCCGCAATACTGGCATTCGAACCGGTCGCGCAGGAAGACGTTGAACCGGGTGAACGCGGGATTGCGGGACGGCTGAACGTAAGTCTTCAGGCACACGACACTCGGAAGCCGCATCGAAAAGCTCGGCGAAGAAACCGAATGTTCATATTCTGCAATGATGTTCACACGGTCGAGAAATACCGCCTTGATCGCGTCCTGCCAGGACCACAACGACAAGGGGTAATAACTCAGCGGCCGGTAGTCAGCGTTCAGAACGAGCGCCGGCAGGGCCTGTGGGGAGACTGCAATCGTCAAGGGACTCTCCTGATCGATTCGGCATCTGCACCTGTATATTAGGCCGGTTGTTACAGGATTGTGAAGTCCAATAAATTCAGAGGATAAAGGCAATTTGAAGAGTGTTGCCGATCAGCCGATCGGCACCATGTCACGGCGCATCCTCGTGGCATAGTAGGCCCAGAAAAGCCGTGCCGCCACCGAGCGCCACGGCGACCAGACTTCCGAAAGCTCAGCAAGCGCCTTCGCCTGCGGCCGTGCGGCAAGACCGAATGCCGCCCCGACGGCATTCTGCAGCGCGACATCGCCGGCCGGGAAAACATCGGCGTGGCCGCCGCAAAACATCAGATAGACCTCTGCCGTCCACGGCCCGACGCCCTTCAGCGCTGTCAGTTCGCCAAGCGCCTCGCCCGGCGGCTTCAGGCAGAGCCCGGAGAGATCGAGACGGCCGGAGGCGACCGCTTCGGCAATCAGCGACAGCGTCTCGGCCTTGGCGCGCGACAGACCGAATTCGCGCCACGCCTCGGCGTGAAGCAGTGCGTAACCTTCGGCCGTCAGCGAACCGTCCGCCGGCAGCATGCGCCGCCAGATCGCCTCGGCGCTGGCGCGCGACACCATCTGCGAGACGATGATATGGGCAAGACCGGCAAAGCCGGGCTCGCGCAACCGCAGCGGAATAGGCCCGGCCTCAGTGACTACAGGCGCAAGGCGCGGATCGAGGCGAAGCAGCGCTTCGAGCCCCTGCCTGACGTCATCTTCGTTGCGGATGATCTGCACTTTGCCTCGCTG from Rhizobium leguminosarum bv. trifolii WSM1325 encodes:
- a CDS encoding transcriptional regulator, LysR family (PFAM: regulatory protein LysR; LysR substrate-binding~KEGG: pde:Pden_0304 transcriptional regulator, LysR family), which encodes MRPSLESLRVLEACVSAGSFARAAERLFLTPAAVSLRIRTLEAELGQPLFIRAGRRVVPTAAASVLAKRVREALTGIGEALAEFQAATPPLRLTAPPTFASRWLAPRLARYPTPGASVIEVDVSAEIRDPGAFDVAIRTGRGGWAGLEEYRLAPVEVTPMLSPSLLETRTLAAPEALADFELLPHPDWEQWFKEAQCSAPQDLRFLAVDYPTHELDANAALAGVGVALLSPSLFRPLLTEGRLIAPFPYVLSGPAWHFALIRANDPRQAPRQLCAWLRAQAGEAA
- a CDS encoding conserved hypothetical protein (KEGG: rec:RHECIAT_CH0004048 hypothetical protein), with amino-acid sequence MIELTPSQIAALKLARDGDLYPQPANKWTHENATVTYAKTDRWKERPQKIKSVTAKTLGELKEPGFLERRHLDDDATKDVYGITMAGKMWLLKNK
- a CDS encoding conserved hypothetical protein (KEGG: rec:RHECIAT_CH0004049 hypothetical protein) produces the protein MRKMILNCTVAALAACSFAAPVLADSVYVRERSYDDGYRHERVRPGITISERGVTFGAVREREHRRYRDSGCETRSVTRQTDEGEVTKTVRRCN
- a CDS encoding cyclic nucleotide-binding protein (PFAM: sodium/hydrogen exchanger; cyclic nucleotide-binding~SMART: cyclic nucleotide-binding~KEGG: rec:RHECIAT_CH0004050 probable cation transporter protein) codes for the protein MHQEVGLIATVAVSFVFAAILGYGADRLRLPPLVGYLMAGILMGPFTPGFVADTALAGQLAEMGVILLMFGVGLHFSASDLLAVRGIAVPGAIGRIILATLLGIGLCKLWGWSLGAGIVLGLSLSVASTVVLLKALEERNLVNAASGRVAVGWLIVEDLVMVLALVLLPALAELLGGNASTTTNHGLGDLPLALTIGLTLLKVVAFAAMAIFLGPRIVPWLLTMIARTGSRELFTLTVLAIALGIAFGSAAIFGVSFALGAFFAGVVMSESQLSHRAAADSLPLQNAFSVLFFVSVGMLFDPSILVRQPLAVIGALALVILGKGIITFLIVILLRYPISMGLTLAGGLAQIGEFSFILAGLGVSLGLLPHEGQDLILAAAILSITLNPIVIFATDGLKKYIHSKWPSLWESYGRSRQKALGKELEKIRALGEERERQHQLKMQQLIETFPLFSEVDEDAQEELLLLFKAKSAPPGERVIRRGDRGDSMYFISSGAVEVRLASGAIRLEPGAFFGEMALLTGARRTADVIAVDFCQFEVLERRDFNMFMSHHPHLRAAVSEMAQKRTEMNVLRQQWEKSMDLS
- a CDS encoding conserved hypothetical protein (KEGG: rec:RHECIAT_CH0004051 hypothetical protein); translation: MFKVIEGGRGRAVQMDDWSEERRGPSKEDVRREAARRISESGYHLSRIREFATGVPMLAPLKYLSLQIDFAAETLSRLDPIPEDFRSDGYWPAG
- a CDS encoding putative transmembrane-associated alkaline phosphatase protein (KEGG: ret:RHE_CH03782 putative transmembrane-associated alkaline phosphatase protein) — protein: MLRRLYDWTMSLAARKSAEIWLAVIAFVESSIFLVPADVLFLPMALARPERSYRYALVATVASVFGGIAGWALGFYAYETVARPVLEFYGKLDAFEQMKAYVTYEWILLLLVTSGLAHLPPIKIVTILSGVIHVNLGLFIVSAIIARGARFLFLAWLLRRYGEPIRDFIEKRLGQIVGIGAATVIVLYVGYRSFAH
- a CDS encoding conserved hypothetical protein (KEGG: rec:RHECIAT_CH0004053 hypothetical protein), translated to MTISSPLARPGFVYSILLAIGMAAAVGTALGFQYIGGYIPCALCLLQRQPYYYAIPIAILAAISELVGLPNWITRALILAAGILMLVTAGMGVYHAGVEWHFWPGPSTCSTTASSMTTNAGDLLGELNTIKGPSCTDAALRVLGLSFAGWNVIAGILLAAFAFVGVRKAAS